The Hymenobacter sp. DG01 genome has a segment encoding these proteins:
- a CDS encoding chemotaxis protein CheB, whose product MRCTWPPPDRHLLVKDGQVLVTKGPRENNYRPAADALFRSAAVAYGPNVVGVVLTGMLHDGTAGLEFIKRCGGTAVVQDPADAEYPSMPESALRNVEVDYVLPISMMGRVLLELVGTPGPAPGSVPIPEDLQLEAAIAERVVGNIEDVRKLGDQVPLTCPDCGGSLWELKHGSVPRYRCHTGHSFTGDVLLEKSQEVMEETLWVALRMMEERKNLLISMSTHGTGPWSVQQAEKLEEIKQHVNRLREFLLNGHSATPRPDGSREDAGH is encoded by the coding sequence GTGCGCTGTACCTGGCCCCCCCCCGACCGGCACCTGCTGGTGAAAGACGGGCAGGTGCTGGTAACCAAAGGGCCCCGCGAAAACAACTACCGCCCCGCCGCCGATGCCCTGTTCCGCTCGGCTGCCGTGGCTTACGGCCCCAATGTGGTAGGAGTGGTGCTGACCGGAATGCTGCACGACGGCACGGCCGGCCTGGAGTTCATTAAGCGCTGCGGCGGCACCGCCGTGGTGCAGGACCCCGCAGATGCTGAGTACCCCAGCATGCCCGAAAGCGCCCTGCGCAACGTGGAGGTTGATTATGTACTGCCCATCAGCATGATGGGACGGGTACTCCTGGAGCTGGTCGGGACGCCAGGCCCGGCGCCGGGCTCCGTGCCCATTCCTGAGGATTTGCAGTTGGAAGCGGCTATTGCTGAACGTGTTGTGGGAAATATTGAAGATGTTCGGAAGCTGGGCGACCAGGTGCCTCTTACCTGCCCCGACTGTGGCGGCAGCCTTTGGGAGCTTAAACACGGCAGCGTGCCGCGCTACCGCTGCCACACGGGCCACTCGTTTACCGGTGATGTGCTGCTGGAAAAATCGCAGGAGGTTATGGAGGAAACCCTGTGGGTAGCCCTGCGCATGATGGAGGAGCGTAAAAACCTGCTGATCAGCATGTCCACGCACGGCACCGGGCCCTGGAGCGTGCAGCAGGCCGAAAAGCTGGAGGAAATCAAGCAGCACGTAAACCGACTGCGCGAGTTCCTGCTCAATGGCCATTCCGCCACCCCGCGCCCCGATGGCTCCCGCGAGGACGCCGGGCACTAG
- a CDS encoding DUF3140 domain-containing protein, translated as MTTHATAGPDIYAEFKQDVNMTASELKKWLQTDESKSVGQDSGDGTSIGHHSGERIIEILGKKKADLTAEDEEHMHKVHSYISRHRAQGPHDKKDVETSRWRYSLMNWGHDPLKSH; from the coding sequence ATGACTACTCACGCTACCGCTGGCCCCGATATCTACGCCGAATTTAAACAGGATGTGAACATGACGGCCAGCGAGCTGAAAAAGTGGCTGCAAACCGACGAGTCTAAGTCAGTGGGCCAGGACAGTGGCGATGGTACCAGCATCGGGCACCACTCCGGGGAGCGGATTATTGAGATACTGGGCAAGAAAAAGGCGGATCTTACGGCCGAAGATGAGGAGCATATGCACAAGGTGCACAGCTACATCAGCCGCCACCGGGCCCAGGGCCCCCACGATAAAAAGGACGTGGAAACCTCCCGCTGGCGCTACTCCCTGATGAACTGGGGCCACGACCCCCTGAAGAGCCACTAA
- a CDS encoding PAS domain-containing protein, whose amino-acid sequence MSDFPASTSYSADARSLTPPEDLLEGLLTVSLTGVALYKPVYARPVSPEIIDFTFALLNPKARQILGLTELPSQTYLQLYPHTLATGVFEFHCRAFASGRQEQYSINYQGDGLDNFFHLSARRVGEALLVSFTDTAEQSRTAVEEALRASQAREKAARAEAEAQRNVLHGLFMQAPAMITMLEGPNHIFRLVNPLYQELVGNRPLLGKPIREAMPELKDQAIFALLDRVYRTGETFRASEMQVQLDHDNTGQLGERYYNFIYQATRNQAGEVNGILVFANEVTELLLSRQRAEGSERMLAETNEELAALNEELTVTNEELISANLEVQSTNSELERRVQQRTREAQRAQAEAERQQARLRRFFMQAPAAICILDGPELVFELVNPNYEQLFPGRKLLGRPILEALPEIAGHQMYHTFRQVYETGATHQELAIHIPIVQPETGQLQDRYFTYIQQPRYDEHGRIDGVLVFAYEVTDLMLARRRTEQSEQAFRTLTNAISNLVWTAGPTGEVDYYNEQWYAYTGQAPEQVLGQSWMKFFHPQDLPQLYRQWNTALSAGAPYQAEARLRRLNGSYRWFLVRALPLHDEQGHVTQWFGANTDIHEQKELAEALQLATQKLAASNKELWAANEQAQAANLQLELTNEQLTRINEDLDNFVYTASHDLQQPVHNMAGVFEELKRTATFHDPDAERLMTMFEDALGQIRATIQGLTQVVQAERLTQGHPREVVELLPLTTSVMQSMRTQIAERQARFILDFAAVPCLLFGRLNLQSILYNLLSNALKYAHPDRPPVVHVSTRVTAGGGPLLLVQDNGLGMDLDRFGPDLFKMFRRFHDHVPGSGLGLYLVNRIVQQAGGHIEIRSTPGSGTTFRLHFPPDSLPPA is encoded by the coding sequence GTGTCTGACTTCCCTGCTTCTACGTCCTATTCTGCAGACGCGCGGAGCCTTACGCCCCCGGAAGACCTGCTGGAGGGCCTGCTGACCGTGTCGCTGACCGGGGTGGCCCTCTACAAACCGGTTTACGCAAGGCCCGTCAGCCCGGAAATCATCGACTTTACGTTTGCCCTGCTCAACCCCAAGGCCCGGCAAATTCTGGGCCTCACGGAGCTGCCCTCCCAAACCTACCTGCAGCTTTACCCCCATACCTTGGCTACGGGTGTATTCGAGTTTCACTGCCGGGCTTTTGCTTCCGGCAGGCAGGAGCAGTACAGCATCAACTACCAGGGCGACGGGCTGGATAACTTTTTCCACCTCTCGGCCCGACGCGTGGGCGAGGCCCTGCTGGTGAGCTTCACGGACACGGCCGAGCAGTCGAGAACGGCCGTAGAAGAGGCCCTGCGCGCAAGCCAGGCCCGTGAAAAGGCCGCCCGGGCCGAGGCTGAAGCCCAACGCAATGTGCTCCACGGCCTGTTTATGCAGGCGCCGGCCATGATTACCATGCTGGAAGGCCCGAACCACATTTTTCGGCTGGTGAACCCCTTGTATCAGGAGCTGGTCGGCAACCGGCCGCTGCTGGGCAAGCCCATTCGGGAGGCCATGCCCGAGCTTAAGGACCAGGCTATTTTCGCCCTGCTCGACCGGGTGTACCGTACCGGCGAAACCTTCCGGGCTTCGGAAATGCAGGTTCAGCTCGACCACGACAATACCGGCCAGTTGGGCGAGCGGTACTATAACTTTATTTACCAGGCCACCCGCAACCAGGCCGGAGAAGTAAATGGCATTCTGGTGTTTGCCAATGAGGTAACGGAGCTGCTGCTTTCCCGGCAGCGGGCCGAGGGTAGTGAACGGATGCTGGCCGAAACCAACGAGGAGCTGGCGGCCCTCAATGAAGAGCTGACCGTTACCAACGAGGAGCTGATTTCGGCCAACCTGGAAGTGCAGTCCACCAATAGTGAGCTAGAGCGCCGTGTGCAGCAGCGCACCCGGGAGGCCCAGCGGGCCCAGGCCGAAGCCGAGCGCCAACAAGCCCGCCTACGGCGGTTTTTCATGCAGGCCCCCGCCGCCATTTGCATCCTGGACGGGCCCGAGCTGGTGTTTGAGCTGGTAAACCCCAACTATGAGCAGCTGTTTCCGGGCCGGAAGCTGCTGGGCCGGCCTATTCTGGAAGCCCTGCCCGAAATTGCCGGCCACCAGATGTACCATACCTTCCGGCAGGTGTACGAAACCGGGGCTACGCACCAAGAGCTGGCCATTCATATCCCCATTGTGCAGCCCGAAACCGGACAGCTCCAGGACCGCTACTTCACTTACATTCAGCAGCCCCGCTACGATGAGCATGGCCGCATTGATGGGGTGCTGGTATTTGCCTACGAGGTAACCGACCTGATGCTGGCCCGCCGGCGCACGGAGCAAAGCGAGCAGGCCTTCCGCACCCTCACCAATGCCATTTCCAACCTGGTCTGGACGGCCGGGCCTACCGGCGAGGTGGACTACTACAACGAGCAGTGGTACGCCTACACCGGCCAGGCGCCAGAGCAGGTGCTGGGCCAGAGCTGGATGAAGTTCTTCCACCCCCAGGATTTGCCCCAGCTGTACCGCCAATGGAATACGGCCCTCTCGGCGGGTGCGCCCTACCAGGCCGAAGCGCGCCTGCGCCGCCTCAACGGCAGCTACCGCTGGTTTTTGGTGCGGGCCCTACCCCTGCACGACGAGCAAGGGCACGTAACCCAGTGGTTTGGCGCCAACACCGACATTCATGAGCAGAAAGAGCTGGCCGAGGCACTACAGCTGGCTACCCAGAAGCTGGCGGCTTCCAACAAGGAGCTGTGGGCCGCCAACGAGCAGGCCCAGGCCGCGAACCTGCAGCTGGAGCTGACCAACGAGCAGCTGACCCGCATCAACGAGGACCTGGACAACTTTGTGTACACGGCCTCCCACGATTTGCAGCAGCCGGTGCACAACATGGCCGGCGTATTTGAGGAGCTGAAGCGCACGGCCACCTTCCATGACCCCGACGCCGAGCGCCTGATGACCATGTTTGAGGATGCCTTGGGCCAGATCCGGGCCACCATTCAGGGCCTGACCCAGGTGGTGCAGGCCGAGCGCCTGACCCAGGGCCACCCCCGCGAGGTAGTGGAGCTGCTACCCCTGACCACCAGCGTAATGCAGAGCATGCGCACCCAGATTGCCGAGCGGCAGGCCCGGTTTATCCTGGACTTTGCGGCCGTGCCGTGTCTGCTGTTCGGGCGGCTCAACCTGCAAAGCATTCTGTACAACCTGCTCAGCAACGCCCTGAAATACGCCCACCCCGACCGCCCGCCCGTGGTGCACGTCAGTACGCGCGTAACAGCCGGTGGCGGCCCCCTGCTGCTGGTGCAGGACAACGGACTGGGCATGGACCTGGACCGGTTCGGGCCGGATTTGTTCAAGATGTTTCGGCGCTTTCACGACCACGTTCCCGGCTCGGGGCTGGGCCTGTACCTGGTCAACCGCATTGTGCAGCAGGCCGGCGGGCACATTGAAATCAGGAGCACGCCCGGCAGCGGCACCACCTTCCGCCTGCACTTCCCCCCCGATAGTTTGCCGCCAGCCTGA
- a CDS encoding PDZ domain-containing protein — MTSFFRPAAVAALLALAAPVLAKAPRELTYTVSMDPATNSNAFQVKLQLPKLKKEQAIYQFAATAPGTYQVMDMGRFVSNFQAFDDKGKPLESKQLGTNQWQLSQPEKTREIRYTIAETWDTPVKEHNIYRMCGSSLETDHALLNGQTLLGYPQGMQDKPLRLKLEYPSGWKAGSVLQADKDGYYHLQDYDHAVDSPILLGRLTEASTKLGNADVALYCYSATDKVQAEPLLGYMQKMLSAAQSFFGGQLPVNRYAFLYHFADRSAGAWEHSYSSEYVLTEQELTPESAQGVVDIAAHEFFHVMTPLNIHSEVIEHFNFVQPTGSEHLWLYEGTTEWASHMMQLRGGLVPLDDYLSMLHDKVQFDRTRTDTTYSLSRLGLNSFSDEGQRQYGNIYQRGALTAGLLDLRLLELSGGKRGLRDVLLELAKQYGPNKPISEKNFFQDFTKMTYPEIGDFFKRYVQNAEPLPLQEYYSKIGVRYEPIQHTGKQVATLGAVGLAPRDASVYFTRVGGPLQAAGVQVGDQLVAVDGVRNDFTALRRVASRQPGSELPLTISRNGQEQTVRVKLGSTEDVKRYIFSQDPAATPAQLALRQVWLKNL; from the coding sequence ATGACTTCCTTTTTCCGTCCGGCTGCCGTGGCGGCCCTGCTGGCCCTGGCCGCGCCCGTGCTGGCCAAAGCCCCCCGCGAGCTGACGTACACCGTCAGCATGGACCCCGCTACCAACAGCAACGCCTTCCAGGTGAAGCTGCAGCTGCCCAAGCTCAAGAAAGAACAAGCCATTTACCAGTTCGCGGCTACCGCACCCGGTACCTACCAGGTCATGGACATGGGCCGCTTCGTGAGCAACTTCCAGGCCTTCGACGACAAGGGCAAGCCCCTGGAAAGCAAGCAGCTGGGTACTAATCAGTGGCAGCTCAGCCAGCCCGAGAAAACCCGCGAAATCCGCTACACCATTGCCGAAACCTGGGATACGCCGGTAAAGGAGCACAACATCTACCGCATGTGTGGCTCCTCCCTGGAAACCGACCACGCCCTGCTCAACGGCCAAACCCTGCTGGGCTACCCCCAGGGTATGCAGGACAAACCCCTGCGCCTGAAGCTGGAATACCCTAGCGGCTGGAAGGCCGGCTCGGTGCTGCAGGCGGATAAGGATGGCTACTACCACCTCCAGGACTACGACCACGCCGTGGACTCGCCCATTCTGCTGGGCCGCCTTACGGAGGCCAGCACCAAGCTCGGCAACGCCGATGTGGCCTTGTACTGCTACTCGGCTACCGATAAGGTACAGGCTGAGCCCCTGCTGGGCTACATGCAGAAAATGCTCAGCGCCGCCCAGAGCTTTTTCGGGGGCCAGCTTCCCGTGAACCGCTACGCCTTCCTGTATCACTTCGCCGACCGCTCGGCCGGAGCCTGGGAGCACTCCTACAGCTCAGAGTACGTGCTGACTGAGCAGGAGCTCACGCCCGAGTCGGCGCAGGGGGTAGTGGACATTGCGGCCCACGAGTTTTTCCACGTCATGACCCCGCTCAACATCCACTCGGAGGTGATTGAGCACTTCAACTTCGTGCAGCCCACTGGCTCTGAGCACCTGTGGCTGTATGAGGGCACCACGGAGTGGGCCTCGCACATGATGCAGCTGCGCGGCGGCCTCGTGCCCCTGGATGACTACCTGAGCATGCTGCACGACAAAGTGCAGTTCGACCGCACCCGCACCGACACCACCTACAGCCTCAGCCGCCTGGGCCTGAACTCCTTCAGCGACGAGGGGCAGCGCCAGTACGGCAACATCTACCAGCGCGGCGCCCTCACGGCGGGCCTGCTGGATTTGCGCCTGCTGGAGCTGAGCGGGGGCAAGCGCGGCCTCCGCGACGTGCTGCTGGAGCTGGCCAAGCAATACGGCCCCAACAAGCCCATCAGCGAGAAAAACTTCTTCCAGGACTTCACCAAGATGACCTACCCCGAAATCGGGGACTTTTTCAAGCGCTATGTCCAGAACGCCGAGCCCCTGCCGCTGCAGGAGTACTACAGCAAAATTGGGGTGCGCTACGAGCCAATTCAGCACACGGGCAAGCAGGTGGCTACCCTGGGTGCAGTGGGCCTGGCCCCGCGTGATGCCAGCGTGTATTTCACCCGGGTAGGTGGGCCGCTGCAGGCTGCCGGCGTACAGGTAGGCGACCAGCTGGTGGCCGTGGATGGCGTGCGCAACGACTTCACGGCCCTGCGCCGGGTAGCCAGCCGCCAGCCCGGCTCCGAGCTGCCCCTCACCATCAGCCGCAACGGCCAGGAGCAGACGGTACGCGTGAAGCTGGGTAGCACCGAGGACGTGAAGCGCTACATTTTCAGCCAGGACCCCGCCGCTACGCCCGCCCAGTTGGCCCTGCGCCAGGTGTGGCTGAAGAATCTGTAA
- a CDS encoding universal stress protein, whose protein sequence is MKNILVPTDFSPAAHNAFEAALQLARRTGGNISLLHVVDLPETARFATTGGLAGGGGLNNVYTLKLLQVVKHRMHELISEAARTAPGVLVRDVVHTADFEEAMLGTIAERQIDLVVMGAKEHSSWEQFFSGSRTEHMVRRAPCPVLTVKHPTPHFEVRHIVFASDFSAEADLAVRSLRQVQEVFPEALLHLLDVVPDPDQRTAAMMRIHRFADRHQLTHYEPDVFDAPNATTGIPRFAEQAHADLVVMLTHGRTGIGHLLQGSISENVALHAAPPVLTLHAH, encoded by the coding sequence ATGAAGAATATATTGGTACCCACGGATTTTTCGCCCGCCGCTCACAATGCCTTTGAGGCGGCCCTGCAGCTGGCCCGGCGCACGGGCGGCAACATCAGTCTGCTGCACGTAGTGGACCTGCCCGAAACGGCGCGCTTTGCTACCACGGGCGGCCTGGCCGGGGGCGGCGGCCTCAACAACGTGTACACCCTCAAGCTGTTGCAGGTGGTCAAGCACCGCATGCACGAGCTGATATCGGAAGCCGCCCGCACGGCCCCCGGCGTGCTGGTCCGCGACGTGGTGCACACCGCCGACTTCGAGGAGGCCATGCTGGGAACCATTGCTGAGCGCCAGATTGACTTGGTAGTGATGGGGGCCAAGGAACACAGCTCCTGGGAGCAGTTTTTCAGCGGCTCGCGCACCGAACACATGGTGCGCCGCGCCCCCTGCCCAGTACTCACGGTTAAGCACCCTACCCCTCACTTCGAGGTGCGGCACATCGTCTTTGCCTCCGATTTTTCGGCCGAGGCCGACCTGGCCGTACGCAGCCTGCGCCAGGTGCAGGAAGTATTTCCGGAGGCCCTGCTGCACCTGCTGGACGTAGTACCCGACCCCGACCAGCGCACGGCGGCCATGATGCGCATTCACCGCTTCGCTGACCGCCACCAGCTAACCCACTACGAGCCCGACGTGTTTGACGCGCCTAATGCTACCACCGGCATTCCGCGCTTCGCGGAGCAGGCCCACGCCGATCTGGTGGTAATGCTCACCCACGGCCGCACCGGCATCGGGCATTTGCTGCAAGGCAGCATCTCAGAGAATGTGGCCCTGCACGCCGCGCCCCCTGTGCTTACGCTGCATGCCCACTAA
- a CDS encoding ThuA domain-containing protein encodes MTTFWLSSGLVAALLLSCTSSKTPTPPSPAKPALLVFYKTAGFRHESIPAGLRAIQQLGAENGFTVDTTNNAARFSPDLLRTYGAVVFLNTTQDVLNPAQQMAFEQYIRAGKGFVGVHAATDTEYDWPWYNGLVGAYFSSHPAVQAATVRVVNRQHPATDFLPPAWLRTDEWYNFKSIRPGLTILATLDETTYSGGTNGPAHPIAWYRAYDGGRAFYTAGGHTAESYTEPLFMRHLLGGIRYALGQL; translated from the coding sequence ATGACTACATTCTGGCTTTCTTCCGGCCTGGTGGCTGCCTTGCTGCTGAGCTGCACCAGCTCCAAAACGCCTACCCCTCCCAGTCCAGCTAAACCTGCCCTGCTGGTTTTCTACAAAACGGCCGGGTTCCGGCACGAGTCGATTCCGGCGGGGCTGCGAGCCATTCAGCAACTAGGGGCAGAGAATGGCTTTACGGTTGACACCACCAACAACGCTGCTCGTTTCAGCCCGGATTTGCTGCGCACGTACGGAGCCGTGGTTTTCCTCAATACAACCCAGGATGTACTCAACCCAGCTCAGCAAATGGCTTTCGAGCAGTACATCCGAGCGGGCAAGGGCTTTGTGGGGGTGCATGCGGCCACCGATACGGAGTACGACTGGCCCTGGTACAACGGGTTAGTGGGCGCATATTTCAGCAGCCACCCGGCCGTGCAAGCCGCTACTGTGCGCGTCGTCAACCGGCAGCACCCCGCCACCGATTTCCTACCCCCGGCCTGGCTCCGAACCGATGAATGGTACAACTTCAAAAGCATCCGGCCGGGCCTGACCATTCTGGCTACCCTGGATGAAACCACCTACTCCGGCGGCACCAACGGCCCCGCGCACCCCATAGCCTGGTACCGCGCCTACGACGGAGGCCGGGCCTTTTACACGGCTGGGGGCCACACTGCGGAAAGCTACACTGAGCCCCTGTTCATGCGGCATCTGCTGGGCGGAATCCGCTACGCGCTGGGGCAGCTGTAA
- a CDS encoding M28 family metallopeptidase — translation MRFTTLLASLSLATALLSACTRTPGPTSSTAAKAPGEPMLSAIREDEVKRDLFALADDNFRGRRAGTPDELRAAVWVAERAREAGLEPAGDDGTYFQFYPLRRVTVAASTRLSISGKPLALWKDAWVTSPLNARLDGPVVWLNSLADTVRRDLRGKIVAMPLQAPTPLPAPKMSLWAMRYTLAGIGQQSAALRSRGVAGIVLTADATAEPSLEFVGHRYEDGLYLLPSMPLPASPVPVLLVRQAVATQLQAKGARLQAELAANDYLYPSMNVVARAPGTDPARRAEHVLFSGHHDHDGIGTPVQGDSIWNGADDNATVSVALLAIGRAWKQRPGARSALFVWHGAEERGLLGSRWYAEHPTVSKASIVAVLNGDMMGRNAPDSAALLGSIPPHRNSRALVDMALKANQDHTKFLLDTSWDEARHPEGWYFRSDHLPYARAGIPAIFFTTLLHPDYHTPRDEASRIDVAKLTRMTRWMYATGWVVSATPQRVTVDPDFKLER, via the coding sequence ATGCGGTTTACTACCCTCCTGGCGAGCCTGAGTCTGGCTACTGCACTACTATCAGCCTGCACCCGTACTCCTGGCCCTACCTCCTCCACCGCTGCCAAAGCCCCCGGCGAGCCCATGCTGAGTGCTATTCGGGAAGATGAGGTGAAGCGCGACCTATTTGCCCTGGCCGATGATAACTTCCGGGGCCGCCGCGCCGGCACTCCCGATGAGCTGCGCGCCGCCGTGTGGGTAGCCGAGCGGGCCCGCGAAGCTGGCCTCGAACCGGCCGGCGACGATGGCACCTACTTCCAGTTCTACCCCCTGCGCCGCGTAACGGTGGCTGCTTCTACCCGCCTCAGCATCAGTGGCAAGCCGCTGGCTCTCTGGAAAGATGCCTGGGTAACCTCACCGCTCAATGCCCGCCTTGATGGACCAGTGGTATGGCTCAACTCCTTGGCCGACACCGTGCGCCGCGACCTGCGGGGCAAGATTGTAGCCATGCCCCTGCAGGCCCCTACCCCCCTCCCGGCCCCGAAGATGAGCCTCTGGGCCATGCGCTACACCCTGGCCGGCATTGGGCAGCAGAGCGCCGCTTTACGTAGCCGCGGGGTAGCCGGCATCGTGCTGACTGCCGATGCCACCGCCGAACCCAGCCTGGAATTTGTGGGTCACCGCTATGAAGATGGCCTCTACCTGTTGCCATCTATGCCTTTGCCCGCCTCCCCGGTACCGGTGCTGCTGGTGCGCCAGGCGGTTGCTACCCAGTTGCAGGCCAAAGGTGCCCGCCTGCAAGCCGAGCTGGCCGCCAACGACTACCTCTACCCTTCCATGAACGTGGTAGCCCGCGCCCCCGGCACCGACCCGGCCCGCCGCGCGGAGCACGTCCTGTTCAGCGGCCACCACGACCACGACGGCATCGGAACGCCCGTACAGGGCGACTCAATCTGGAACGGGGCCGATGATAACGCGACGGTAAGCGTGGCTCTGCTGGCTATTGGTCGGGCCTGGAAGCAGCGCCCGGGTGCCCGCTCGGCCTTGTTTGTGTGGCACGGAGCCGAGGAGCGTGGCCTGTTGGGCTCCCGCTGGTACGCCGAGCACCCCACCGTAAGTAAGGCCTCCATCGTGGCGGTGCTCAATGGCGACATGATGGGCCGCAACGCTCCCGACTCGGCCGCTTTGCTGGGCTCTATTCCGCCCCACCGCAACTCCCGGGCCCTGGTCGATATGGCCCTGAAAGCCAACCAGGACCACACCAAGTTCTTGCTCGATACCTCCTGGGATGAGGCTAGGCACCCCGAGGGCTGGTACTTCCGCTCCGACCACCTGCCCTATGCCCGCGCGGGCATTCCGGCCATCTTCTTCACTACCCTGCTCCACCCCGATTACCACACGCCCCGCGACGAGGCTTCGCGCATTGACGTTGCCAAGCTCACCCGCATGACGCGCTGGATGTACGCCACTGGCTGGGTCGTATCGGCCACCCCGCAGCGCGTTACCGTGGACCCCGATTTCAAACTGGAGCGCTAG
- a CDS encoding RtcB family protein codes for MATQKLRGNDLRKIGYPEGRATTLALDILEDRQLKKMDKGSALALLQKIKEDPYAYLRDSLWRELAKEFVPDPSRDVTLSPEIKDYRRYGEAFIEDGARKQMDTAMKLPVTLDGALMPDAHQGYGLPIGGVLAVDNAVIPYGVGMDIGCRMALSVFELPPRYLDQRTQELKKLLHNHTRFGAKEVFKNPADDPILDRPEFREIPVVKGKREAAINQLGSSGSGNHFVEWGIVDITTEDNELGVPIGQYLGLLSHSGSRGLGAAIAQHYTKVAMQKCPLPPEARYLAWLDLDTQAGQEYWRAMNLAGDYASACHRDIHRRLSLALGEKPLAKVENHHNFAWKETLPDGREAIVHRKGATPAGQGVLGVIPGSMTAPGFIVRGRGERDSIQSASHGAGRRLSRTQAKQQVSEGELRRLLRDQGIELIGGGLDEAPQAYKDIHQVMAHQQDLVDVLGSFRPRIVRMDAGGGGKSKYGGE; via the coding sequence ATGGCAACGCAAAAGCTGCGCGGCAACGACCTGCGCAAAATTGGCTACCCCGAAGGCCGCGCCACTACCCTGGCCCTGGATATTCTGGAAGACCGCCAACTCAAGAAGATGGACAAAGGCAGCGCCCTGGCTCTGCTTCAAAAAATAAAGGAAGACCCCTACGCCTACCTCCGCGACTCGCTGTGGCGCGAGCTGGCCAAGGAATTCGTGCCCGACCCCAGCCGCGACGTGACCCTAAGCCCCGAAATAAAGGACTACCGCCGCTACGGCGAGGCCTTTATTGAGGATGGGGCCCGCAAGCAGATGGACACCGCCATGAAGCTCCCGGTAACGCTGGATGGGGCCCTCATGCCCGATGCGCACCAGGGCTACGGCCTGCCCATTGGCGGGGTGCTGGCCGTAGATAATGCCGTAATTCCTTACGGCGTGGGCATGGATATTGGCTGCCGCATGGCCCTCTCGGTGTTTGAGTTGCCCCCGCGCTACCTCGACCAGCGCACCCAGGAATTGAAAAAGCTGCTGCACAACCACACCCGCTTTGGGGCCAAGGAAGTGTTCAAGAATCCCGCCGACGACCCCATTCTGGATCGGCCCGAGTTCCGGGAAATTCCGGTGGTGAAGGGCAAGCGGGAAGCGGCCATCAACCAGCTCGGCTCCTCGGGCTCCGGCAACCACTTTGTGGAGTGGGGCATTGTGGATATTACCACCGAAGACAACGAGCTGGGCGTGCCCATTGGCCAATACCTGGGACTGCTTTCCCACTCCGGCTCCCGGGGGCTGGGCGCGGCCATTGCCCAGCACTACACCAAAGTAGCCATGCAGAAGTGCCCCCTGCCTCCCGAGGCGCGCTACCTGGCCTGGCTTGATTTGGATACTCAGGCGGGCCAGGAATACTGGCGGGCCATGAACCTGGCCGGCGACTACGCCTCTGCCTGTCACCGCGACATTCACCGCCGCCTCAGCTTGGCCCTCGGCGAAAAGCCCCTGGCCAAAGTGGAAAACCACCACAACTTCGCCTGGAAGGAAACCCTGCCCGATGGGCGCGAGGCCATTGTGCACCGCAAGGGCGCTACCCCCGCCGGCCAGGGTGTGCTGGGCGTAATTCCGGGCTCCATGACGGCGCCTGGTTTCATTGTGCGCGGCCGGGGCGAGCGGGACTCTATTCAGTCGGCTTCCCACGGGGCGGGGCGACGCCTCTCGCGTACTCAGGCCAAGCAACAGGTAAGCGAGGGAGAACTGCGCCGCCTCCTGCGGGACCAGGGCATTGAGCTCATCGGGGGCGGCCTCGACGAAGCACCCCAGGCCTACAAGGACATTCACCAGGTAATGGCTCACCAGCAGGACCTCGTAGACGTGCTCGGCTCCTTCCGCCCACGTATTGTGCGCATGGATGCCGGTGGCGGAGGCAAAAGCAAATACGGCGGCGAATGA